The genomic window CGAGTTTAAGGGAATTGTGCAGTTGTCAGGAAATGTGTATAACGAAACGGATGTTCATTTTAAATTTTGGTATTTATATACCTACTTAGACTATGTTTTTTATAAAACCAAACACTGGGAGTTAAGCATGCCCCTGTATCTAGGAGCAGGAGCTTCAAATTTTAGATACACATTTCAAGATATAGAGTATAAGAAAAAAAATGGAATGGTATTTACCTACGAACCGGCCATTTCCGGACATTATAAGGCTTTGCCGTGGTTAGGAGTGGGTGCGGATATAGGTTATCGGTTTATGCATGTAAACAAACAGTATTGGAAACATCAATTTAATTCGCCTGTTTATACATTTAAAGTAATAGTTTTTTGGCGAGAACTGTATGAATCTGTGAAAGCAAAGAAAATACTGTTTTAGCTACCACCATTTTTGCTCCTTTACTAAGTCTAAATCATATTTGCGCTTTAACTTTTTATACACACGGTTAATACGTAATTCTAGGCCTATTGATAAATGAGTCTCTTGAGGATTTAAACTTACTTCTATAAATGGGTAACACACGTACGCATTAATTTGTAGCATTATTCCAAAGTTTGGAGGAATTATATCTTGCTGCAAATCAAATGGCATTGTCATTAGTTTAAGGCCTCCCAATGCATTTGCTTGTAAATATTTTGAAGCAAAAAAAGTATAGTAAACCGTAGTTGATAATCCTAAGCGATAACTGGAGTTAGGTGTGCCAATGAGTACTTCTCCCATAAACCGCCATTTAGCAGGTTTTGCTTCTTGTTCTTCTTCGGTTGTTTCGTGCAATTCATCTAGAGTAAAAACTTTCCATCTGTTGGAAATGTAGCGTATGTTTAAGTATCTACTTTGATAACGAGCAAGAGATGTACCTAACGAAAAACTACTTTGTTTCGGTCCTGGCAACTCATTTTGCGCAAGTAAAGATTGTAGGAGAAAAATAAATACTCCGCTGTATAAAACTTTTAGAAACATTTGTACGTGTTTTTAAAATGGAGTAGTTTATTTTCATTTGTCTTTATTTAGATTAGTATTTAAAGAAATTCCTCTTAAATTCCAGCTTGTTTTACTTATAAGACGGAGTAACCTATTAATGGTTGCTTTTAAATACGCATTTTATTTTCTATATTAAGGCTGTGATAAAACTTTTATATCATTTAGGTAAGTATGTTTTGCTGATGAAGCGGGTGTTTAAAAAGCCCGAAAAGTGGTCTATTTACAGAGCTCAATTTTTTAAAGAGGTAAATTCTTTGGGGATTGGTTCGTTAGGAATCATAGCCATCATTTCTGTTTTTATGGGTGCTGTTGTAACTATACAATCTGCATTTGGCTTTGAGAGCCCGTGGATTCCTATTTATGCAATAGGTATAACAGCCCGAGATTCTATGATTTTGGAATTTTCGCCAACGATAGTGAGTTTGATATTAGCAGGAAAGGTAGGCTCCAACATCGCGTCAGAAATTGGAACTATGCGTGTTTCGGAGCAGATAGATGCGTTGGAGATTATGGGCGTGAATTCGGCAGGTTATTTAATTCTTCCCAAAACATTGGCTGCATTATTTATAAATCCTTTTTTGATTGTGATAAGTATGTTTTTAGGAATATTTGGAGGTTGGGCATTAGGTGTTTTAACGGGAGTGGTAACATCTTACGAATATATTTATGGTATTCAGTATGAATTAAAAATGTATAATATTTATTATTCACTAATTAAAACGGTTGCATTTGCATTTATAATTACTACAGTTTCTGCGTATCATGGATTTTACACCAAAGGTGGAGCATTGGAGGTTGGTAGAGCAAGTACCAAGGCTGTTGTTTATAGCAGTATTATTCTGTTGGTGGTTAATTTTCTATTAACTCAAATTTTATTAGCTTGATAGAAGCCAGAAACATAACCAAGAAATTCCGAGATAAAACAATCTTGAGTGATTTTTCCTTTACGTTTGAGCGAGGGAAAACCAATTTAATTATAGGGCAAAGTGGATCGGGGAAAACGGTGTTGTTGAAATGCTTAGTAGGTTTGCATGATATTGATAGTGGAGAGGTGTTATATGAAAATCAAGATTTTTTCAAGTTGGATTTTGCGGGCAAAAAAAACATTAGAAGGCAGATTGGAATGCTTTTTCAGGGCGGAGCATTGTTTGATTCAATGACTGTAGAGGAAAATGTAATTTTTCCATTGTCAATGTTTACAGATATGACAAAAGAAGAATGTTTAGACAGGGCAAACTTTTGTTTGAACAGAGTTAATTTGGTAAATACAAATAAACTTTTTCCGTCTGAAATAAGTGGAGGAATGAAAAAGCGCGTTGCTATTGCAAGAGCCATATCTACACAACCTAATTATTTGTTTTGTGACGAGCCCAATTCCGGCCTTGACCCTAAGACATCTATCGTAATAGATAATCTAATTAAAGAACTTACCGAAGAGTTTAATATGACTACCGTGGTTATTACTCACGATATGAATTCCGTAATAGAAATAGGAGATAAAATTGCTTTTATTTTTGAAGGAAAAAAACGTTGGGAAGGAACACGAACAGAAATTTTATCTGCCGAAGATCCTGAATTGGTAAACTTTGTATATGCCTCCAAATTTATGATGGAGCTGCGAAAAAAGTAAAAAATGCCTACTTTCTATAACCTTTAGAAAACCTGTGTCTATTGTATTCCAGCCCTTGTCGTTTAATTTATCTGTTTAAACGAATATTTGCAACAAAAATCTTTATTTCGCAACATTAATACAAAAACCTACGTATAACTTGACCGAAGTTGGTATTTCTACTTAGTTAATAATAGTATATCATGAAGAAGTTAATACTTATAATAAGCGTATTTTTTATCGAGTATGAATTGAATGCGCAAGGATTTGGAATTGGAGCCAGTAGTCCAAGTGAAATTTTGCACTTAAAGAAAAATGGTGATGTGGCGGTTCGATTTCAGGGGGCCACTGCGGGTTCCTCTTCTTTGGGTGCTCAAGCTCCTACTGCTAATA from Bacteroidota bacterium includes these protein-coding regions:
- a CDS encoding ABC transporter permease, which gives rise to MKLLYHLGKYVLLMKRVFKKPEKWSIYRAQFFKEVNSLGIGSLGIIAIISVFMGAVVTIQSAFGFESPWIPIYAIGITARDSMILEFSPTIVSLILAGKVGSNIASEIGTMRVSEQIDALEIMGVNSAGYLILPKTLAALFINPFLIVISMFLGIFGGWALGVLTGVVTSYEYIYGIQYELKMYNIYYSLIKTVAFAFIITTVSAYHGFYTKGGALEVGRASTKAVVYSSIILLVVNFLLTQILLA
- a CDS encoding ATP-binding cassette domain-containing protein; its protein translation is MIEARNITKKFRDKTILSDFSFTFERGKTNLIIGQSGSGKTVLLKCLVGLHDIDSGEVLYENQDFFKLDFAGKKNIRRQIGMLFQGGALFDSMTVEENVIFPLSMFTDMTKEECLDRANFCLNRVNLVNTNKLFPSEISGGMKKRVAIARAISTQPNYLFCDEPNSGLDPKTSIVIDNLIKELTEEFNMTTVVITHDMNSVIEIGDKIAFIFEGKKRWEGTRTEILSAEDPELVNFVYASKFMMELRKK